AGGGATCAGACCCTCCAGGTTCTCCCTAGACTGCCGGGTGGAAGGTTTTTGCCCACTCGCCCTTCGGAGCTGCGTGTTTTCTGTCGAACTGGATTTGCTCTTGTCGCGCCCAGACTCCTTTACTTTTCCTCTGGCCCCCAGTGTCCTGTCCAAAGACGGCTCCTGGACCTCCCTCGCCTCCACCCCGACCTGTTCTCTTGGAAGCCGCCCGGGTTCCCCCGCATCTTCCTGGGCCTATTGGGGCACACTGCAGAAAACCCAGGCACTCGCGATCCCTGGTCTTTCTTCATCCCACTTCTCTGGGTGTCCTCCccgggagggagggaaggagagagggaggggctaCTCACAGGGCCAACTGCAACTCTGCCTTTAGAAGGCGCCTCTCCCCGCTTCTACCCCGAGCGCCATCACCAGAAACCCGTCCCAAACGAAGTTCTCCCAAACTAAAAGCTTAAGTTTTTCCCCGGGCCAAGAAGAGGGAGAGATTAGATGGAATGGGGCGAATCGCCACCACGACTCCAGAGAAGTCACCTTTAACCAGGAGGGCGGGTGTTGAACCGTTTCTCCTGCGCGCCAGCGCCCATGACACACTCAGGGGCTAACCCATAACGCAAGTGCCATTCTGCCCGGCTGCTCCGCCACAGCCAGGCCCTCTTCTCGGTGACCCTCTTCTCTAGGCCCCCATCGCGCCGCCAGTGCCCTGCTTTGCGTCCCTGCGCGCTTGGTGGGTCTCCCAATCTCACCCCTTCTCCCTCCACTTTGCCACTGTCTCCCGCAGCTGGACGCCAAGAAGAGTCCGTTGGCACTGCTAGCCCAGACCTGCTCGCAGATCGGCAAACCCGACCCGCCGCCCTCGTCCAAGCTCAACTCGGTAGCCGCAGCCGCCAACGGGCTGGGATCCGAGAAAGACCCCGGCCGCTCCGCCCCTGGCACCGCCTCCGCGGCCACCGCGCTCAAGCAGCTGGGGGACTCCCCCGCGGAGGACAAGTCTAGCTTCAAGCCCTACTCCAAGGGCTCCAGCGGCGGCGACTCCCGCAAAGACAGCGGCTCCTCGTCGgtgtcctccacctcctcttcgtCCTCCTCGTCCCCCGGAGACAAGGCGGGCTTCAGGGTCCCCAGCGCCGCCTGTCCTCCCTTTCCCCCGCATGGAGCGCCGGTCTCCACCTCGTCAAACTCGTCTTCACCCGGAGGCTCCCGCGGAGGCTCCCCGCACCACTCAGACTGCAAGAACGGTGGTGGGACCGGCGGAGGGGACCTGGACAAGAAAGACCAGGAAGCCAAACCCAGTCCGGAGCCAGCAGCTGGGAGCCGAGGCAGCGGCGGGGACTCGGCTCACGGTGGCCCGGAGGCCGCAGCATCAGGGCGCAAGTCGGAGCCGCCCTCCGCTCTGGTGGGGGCCGGCCACGTGGCTCCAGTGTCACCCTACAAACCAGGCCACTCTGTGTTCCCGCTACCGCCCTCCAGCATCGGTTACCACGGCTCCATCGTGGGTGCCTATGCCGGCTACCCGTCTCAGTTCGTGCCTGGCCTGGATCCCAGCAAGTCTGGCTTAGTGGGAGGCCAGCTGTCCGGGGGCCTGGGCCTGCCACCCGGCAAGCCCCCCAGCTCCAGCCCCCTCACCGGGGCCTCCCCGCCCTCCTTTCTGCAGGGATTATGCCGTGACCCCTACTGCCTGGGAGGCTACCACAGCGCCTCGCACCTCGGCGGCTCTAGCTGCTCCACTTGCAGCGCGCATGATCCGGCCGGGCCCAGCCTTAAGGCCGGTGGCTACCCACTGGTGTACCCCGGGCACCCCTTGCAACCCGCGGCTCTGTCCTCCAGCGCCGCCCAGGCCGCGCTCCCGGGCCATCCTCTCTACACCTATGGCTTCATGCTGCAGAATGAACCGCTGCCACACAGCTGCAACTGGGTGGCGGCCAACGGGCCCTGCGACAAGCGCTTTGCCACTTCCGAGGAGCTGCTCAGCCATCTACGGACTCACACAGCCCTGCCCGGCGCAGAGAAACTTCTGGCCGCCTACCCCGGGGCCTCGAGCTTGGGCAGCGCCGCAGCAGCGGCTGCTGCCGCTGCTTCTTGCCATCTGCATCTCCCCCCGCCCGCCGCCCCAGGCAGCCCCGGATCGCTGTCATTGCGGAGTCCACACACTTTGGGGCTAAGCCGATACCACCCCTATGGCAAGAGCCACTTATCCACAGCTGGGGGGCTGGCAGTGCCATCCCTCCCCACAGCCGGACCCTACTACTCGCCATATGCGCTGTATGGACAGAGACTAGCCTCCGCCTCGGCACTCGGATATCAGTAACTACAGCTCTGGCCCCTCCCAgcccttccccacccacccacccacccgtTCCTCTCCTGTCCCACTGCCCTCGACGCTGCAACCTCCACTACTGCTTACCCCTACCAGGATCCAGCCTAGCCCCTCCCCACCGGactgtgtatttatttactataatGTTAGCTTACAAGCTGGGAATATAAGTGCATTAATGGCCCACATGAGTCAATGGTATGCAAAAAGTCTGTCTCctcaaataataatattaacCACCCAGAGAACTACACGAACCCCTTCCCTCTcccgttctttttttttctttcttctttttcttaggtGTATGTTTtaagggtgttttttttgttgttgttgttttttgtttttgactggTTTGGTTTTAAGGAATGAAGGGAGAGTTGGGTTCTATACTTTTCTCATTTTGGGCAGTCTCTTGCATGAGTCTTCACTGTTCAAACTgcatctcttcccttttcctcccgtCCCCTCTTGTTTCTTTCCATGTGAcgttttaatttttctcctttgtacaaaaaaaaaattgtaacgaTTTTTTTGGGGGGTCGAAGGGGGAACCACCGTGGTGGCTGGAGGTCCCCAGCTTTGTTGAATCAGAACGCTGCTGTGTGGCCCTGTCTCAAGCAACCCTCCTTTCCCCTACGTGAGCACTTGGTTCTAGGCCCTGACCCCTCAAATCAAATCACAGCCTTGTTCTTCCATGATGCTCAGCTGGAAGAGACCCGGTGCCACCAGCAGGCTTCCCTTGCAGTGGTCCCAATGGCCTCCAACAGAGCCTGCTGTTCCTTCTACCTTCCTGGCCCTTCAGGGACCCACACCTTGCCCTGCAGCCACATCGTCTGCAGTTGGGGACCTGCCACAGCCAGTCAAGCGTCTTAGAAGGCCCCCCGCTGGCACGAAATTGCTCTTTATATTTTGTGGAGTactttatcatcttttttttttccctctccctagTTGGGACTGTGACCCCCCGCCCTCCTCTCGTGATAGGAGCAGGGCCAGGGATCCTTGCCGGATCCCTCCAAAGCAGACTAGTCCCAAAGTCATCAGACCAGACAACATTAGTAGCTCTGTTGGGGGCAGGCTGGGGACTCAGGGAGCCCTAGGATCACAGCACTCCCTTCGCCCTGTCCCagacctgagccagcaacctccaaaGCTGGCGGTGGGTTTCCGTGGGTTCCTGCAGTGGATTAAAGACTCGACCCGGGTCttgtcccccccacacacacaccttccctccCTTCCGGTCTTACGCAGCAGCGCCGGGGCTGCGGGGCCTCTCGTGGGGTGAACAGAGCTCTCCCTTACTAAGACTATTTTGTTAATAAATGGAATACTTGGCTATATTCACACCGTGGTGTGTTTCTCTCTTGCCTCAACATAGTCCCACTTCCAGACACCTAAGCAAATGcccttgttttggtttggtttttttttttttttctttaaaggatttaggATTTCCTTCTGAGACTGCGGTTCCAAGGCTAGTTTActgcctttcctctctgaggGGGACTTGCACCAATGTATTACAAATTACATAAAAACACTTTTACTCCCCAGCCCCCTTTTGGTTGTTTGGCTCCCAGCGTTACTTCAAAGGCCTTGGCATTTCCTGGGGGCAAAGTGGAGCAAGGGCGTGTGTGAAAATGGATCTTCCTCTGGGCGGGAATTCAAGGGCTACAGGCTGAGAAAGGGAACCAGGAAGGAGGGTTGAAGCTGGCTGCCCGGCAACCTTATCCCAAGCCCGGCGGGAGGGCTATCAGAGACGTGCCTCTGGCGCCATCTCGTGGCCAAAAGGAGAGCTACAGGCTGAGAGGCCTCAACTAATTCTAGTGACAGACACCTTTCAAGGTCCCCAAGACCGAGTGAGGATTTGTACTTGGTGCTCATGGTAGGGGTGACTCTTTACACAATCAGCACTTGCTTCAAGAAATGTTTCGTGAGGCTTGAGGGCTCCTCAGCCAACTCTGCGACTCTGGAAACTTGGAACCGGGTTTGGGTTTTGCTGAGAATTCT
The Microtus ochrogaster isolate Prairie Vole_2 linkage group LG7_11, MicOch1.0, whole genome shotgun sequence genome window above contains:
- the Znf703 gene encoding zinc finger protein 703 isoform X1; this encodes MSDSPAGSNPRTPESSGSGGSSGGGGKRPAVPAVVSLLPPADPLRQANRLPIRVLKMLSAHTGHLLHPEYLQPLSSTPVSPIELDAKKSPLALLAQTCSQIGKPDPPPSSKLNSVAAAANGLGSEKDPGRSAPGTASAATALKQLGDSPAEDKSSFKPYSKGSSGGDSRKDSGSSSVSSTSSSSSSSPGDKAGFRVPSAACPPFPPHGAPVSTSSNSSSPGGSRGGSPHHSDCKNGGGTGGGDLDKKDQEAKPSPEPAAGSRGSGGDSAHGGPEAAASGRKSEPPSALVGAGHVAPVSPYKPGHSVFPLPPSSIGYHGSIVGAYAGYPSQFVPGLDPSKSGLVGGQLSGGLGLPPGKPPSSSPLTGASPPSFLQGLCRDPYCLGGYHSASHLGGSSCSTCSAHDPAGPSLKAGGYPLVYPGHPLQPAALSSSAAQAALPGHPLYTYGFMLQNEPLPHSCNWVAANGPCDKRFATSEELLSHLRTHTALPGAEKLLAAYPGASSLGSAAAAAAAAASCHLHLPPPAAPGSPGSLSLRSPHTLGLSRYHPYGKSHLSTAGGLAVPSLPTAGPYYSPYALYGQRLASASALGYQ